The Virgibacillus phasianinus genome includes a window with the following:
- a CDS encoding MDR family MFS transporter, which yields MNTSIHKTQKLKRPFILASVMLGMFLAAIEGTIVATAIPSIVADLGGFSLYSWVFSAYLLTNAATVLIFGKLSDIFGRKPIFVVGVSIFIIGSICCGLSTSIFMLIIARFVQGLGAGAVMPIATTIVGDIYNKQERSKIQGYLSSVWGISAVTGPLLGGMFVDLLSWRYVFWINIPLGLLAMLGIILFLHEDIEKKERSIDYGGSILIMVAVSSLMFILVEGGISIPWKSPFMFCLLVLAGGGLYFFVFHEKRVKDPMMPFDIWRIKLIRVANLTTLTTGMILIGVSSYLPAFVQGVMDQSATVAGFTLTTMSIGWPIASTVAGRLLLVIGYRATSLIGGLSLVIGAIFFFILTPDMGPVFAGTGSFFIGVGMGMSSTSFIVAIQSTVNWERRGIATAANMFMRSLGSAVGAALLGGILNSQIQSYLANNGLENKISVDTANQILASDQQSGLSESVKAVLRDGLTSGLHYVYMGLLLLAVITLVLIILLPKKENE from the coding sequence ATGAATACATCTATACATAAAACACAAAAATTAAAACGACCTTTCATTTTGGCTTCCGTCATGCTAGGGATGTTTTTGGCTGCAATTGAAGGAACTATCGTCGCGACGGCAATTCCAAGTATTGTAGCAGACCTTGGTGGCTTTTCATTATATAGTTGGGTGTTTTCAGCATATTTGTTAACGAATGCAGCCACCGTTTTGATTTTTGGAAAACTGTCCGACATCTTTGGAAGAAAACCAATTTTTGTCGTTGGTGTTTCTATATTTATCATTGGTTCCATTTGCTGTGGTTTAAGTACCTCTATATTCATGCTTATTATAGCTCGGTTTGTTCAAGGGCTTGGAGCTGGTGCAGTTATGCCGATCGCAACAACAATTGTTGGTGATATTTATAATAAACAAGAAAGGTCCAAAATTCAGGGTTATTTATCCAGTGTGTGGGGGATATCCGCCGTCACGGGACCTTTGTTGGGTGGAATGTTTGTTGACTTGTTAAGCTGGAGATATGTCTTTTGGATAAATATCCCACTTGGGCTTTTAGCGATGCTTGGAATTATTTTGTTTTTACATGAAGATATTGAGAAAAAAGAGCGGTCCATCGATTACGGTGGTTCCATCCTGATTATGGTTGCTGTTAGTTCATTAATGTTTATCTTAGTTGAGGGTGGCATAAGCATACCGTGGAAATCGCCATTTATGTTTTGTTTGCTTGTTCTTGCAGGAGGCGGATTATATTTCTTTGTTTTCCATGAAAAACGGGTCAAGGATCCAATGATGCCATTTGATATCTGGAGGATTAAACTAATTCGGGTAGCAAATCTTACTACCTTAACAACAGGTATGATTCTTATCGGGGTTTCAAGTTACTTGCCTGCATTTGTCCAAGGAGTGATGGATCAGTCAGCTACCGTTGCTGGATTTACCCTGACAACAATGTCAATAGGATGGCCAATCGCGTCCACTGTTGCTGGAAGACTGCTCTTGGTCATTGGATACAGGGCCACGTCTTTAATAGGGGGACTGTCCTTAGTAATCGGAGCCATTTTCTTTTTTATTCTTACACCTGACATGGGACCAGTTTTCGCCGGTACAGGTTCCTTTTTCATAGGTGTTGGAATGGGTATGAGCAGCACTTCCTTTATTGTGGCAATTCAGAGTACCGTGAACTGGGAGAGAAGGGGAATTGCAACGGCAGCTAATATGTTCATGCGTTCATTAGGAAGTGCGGTAGGTGCTGCATTACTTGGCGGCATACTAAATAGCCAGATTCAGTCCTATCTTGCGAATAATGGACTAGAAAATAAAATTTCGGTGGATACAGCAAATCAAATTTTAGCATCTGACCAGCAAAGTGGTCTTTCAGAGTCGGTGAAAGCCGTTTTGCGAGATGGATTAACATCAGGCCTTCACTATGTTTATATGGGTTTACTACTCCTGGCCGTAATAACCTTAGTGTTGATAATATTACTGCCAAAAAAAGAAAATGAATAA
- the cbpB gene encoding cyclic-di-AMP-binding protein CbpB: MSTLKDKQLTDITVEDLLIPSEKVAHVQLNNPLEHALLVLVKSGYSAVPVLDSSYKLVGTIGKTVILNQILGLERFEFEKLSKMRVEEIMHTDIPCLRRNDSFLAALKAVIDFPFICVADTDGYFDGIVTRRAILKQFSREIYTKKPTNEK, translated from the coding sequence ATGAGTACATTAAAAGACAAACAATTGACGGATATTACTGTTGAGGATTTATTGATACCATCTGAAAAGGTGGCTCATGTACAGTTGAACAACCCGCTTGAACATGCACTCCTGGTCCTTGTGAAATCAGGTTATTCTGCGGTTCCCGTATTAGACTCATCCTACAAATTGGTTGGAACAATCGGTAAAACTGTTATTTTAAATCAAATTTTGGGTCTTGAGCGGTTTGAATTTGAGAAGCTATCAAAGATGCGTGTTGAAGAAATAATGCATACAGACATCCCGTGTTTACGCAGAAATGATTCATTTTTAGCTGCTTTGAAGGCAGTCATCGATTTTCCATTCATTTGTGTGGCCGATACTGATGGTTACTTTGACGGCATTGTGACAAGACGTGCGATTTTAAAACAATTCAGCAGGGAGATTTATACAAAAAAACCTACAAATGAAAAGTGA
- the trhA gene encoding PAQR family membrane homeostasis protein TrhA, translating into MRTHTFSKKEEIAHAITHGIGALLSIVALVLLIAYATINGDPWQTMSVTIFGLTMFFMYICSTIVHSLPEGKWKDIFQIFDHSSIYLFIAGSYTPLLLIVLQGQIGWLLFGIVWGIALVGVAFKIFFVKRFVVLSTIMYILMGWIIVFAWRPLTEAFDEKGLLLLVVGGVFYTVGAIFYVWRGFPYHHAVWHLFVLAGSAFHFFTIFYFVI; encoded by the coding sequence ATGAGGACACATACATTTTCAAAAAAAGAAGAAATTGCCCATGCTATAACACATGGAATTGGTGCGTTACTCAGTATTGTTGCACTTGTCCTGTTGATTGCCTACGCAACAATAAACGGAGATCCGTGGCAAACAATGTCCGTTACGATATTTGGTTTAACTATGTTTTTCATGTATATATGCTCCACAATCGTCCATAGTCTGCCTGAAGGTAAATGGAAGGATATTTTTCAAATTTTCGACCATTCATCCATCTATTTGTTTATTGCCGGCTCGTACACTCCACTACTACTAATAGTCCTTCAAGGTCAAATCGGCTGGCTATTGTTTGGAATTGTGTGGGGGATTGCATTAGTTGGCGTTGCATTTAAAATATTTTTTGTGAAGAGGTTTGTTGTGCTGTCCACAATTATGTATATTCTAATGGGGTGGATTATCGTTTTCGCCTGGCGGCCTTTAACAGAAGCGTTTGATGAAAAAGGTTTGCTCCTTTTAGTAGTGGGTGGTGTGTTTTACACCGTAGGCGCAATTTTTTACGTTTGGCGTGGATTTCCATATCACCATGCCGTGTGGCATTTGTTTGTATTGGCGGGCTCTGCTTTTCACTTTTTCACGATATTTTATTTTGTAATTTAA